Below is a genomic region from Medicago truncatula cultivar Jemalong A17 chromosome 3, MtrunA17r5.0-ANR, whole genome shotgun sequence.
TTTGTCAACATGTTGATTGAATATGCAGTGTTCTGTTCCTAATCTTTCTCATATTCGGTTGGGGTTGGTGATACTGTAATTCTATTATTAATCTTATCTCATCCTGTCTTTGTATTTTATATCTTGAGTATAGGTTTTATTAGAAATGTCCTATCCAGTGTTTTAAAAATCAGACCAACCATCAACCAGCAAGGTCATGGGTTTAAAGGTTCATTAGTTGAATAATGGGGTCACTTGTTGAACCACATGATCAAATTAGATAAAAACGGATTAGTCGTTCGCACAACCCAGTCCCCATAACAAAATTAGATAGTGATTACACCGGATATataaatctctaaaaaattccaaaaataaaaaatagaaaaagcaTGAGACCTAAAAAATGTCGAAAATATTGGACAAatgatcataatttttttcttgaaagaaTCATAATTTAACAAgttcatttttgaaattataaaCATCCTCAACACATATTAAAATTGTACATCTCCAAATAATTTTGAACGGAGTCTAATTGCAACTTAAACTGAAATAACAAACTTACTACAATATCTAATATGTTTAATAGAAATGCTGTATGGTGCGAATCAAACTATCGTAAAAAATTTACGAATGACCTGagctttaatttttcaattcaaattcTTTAGAAAATGAAGTTGCCAAAGCCCTATGCTCAAACATATCACTTAAGcttatgtatttttagtttaaataaatttttggtttctattaaattcttaaaattttgtttctaattCCCCTACAAAAATTCAGCAAGTTTTGATACTCAAATATTTTCCGTCACGACTTTTGATCTCTGATTTTAAATAAACTCATGTGtatcctttaaattttttaattattttttccaatcATGTTTAGTACATTGTAGAAATCTCTCttgtaaattttgtaaatttattttatcaagggatgaattaaataatttaaacttTTAGTGTttagaaattaatattttgtaaaaaaaattatatatctatgtgaagattcagtaaaaaaaatataaaggtaCACATGAGgtgacttaaaaatagggataaaaaattgcaataaaaattatttggagGACCaaaatttgttgaaattttttagtgggactaaaaacaaaattttagatcgttatagggacaaaaaacttatttaacttttttttttgtcaatttataaaatctttccttttacaaaattataagtttttttttttgctaagcaaggaacaaaattataagttttttttgtttaaaaatgtaaaaatattagACCAAATAATCATTACATCATAATAATTATTACAATATCtaattcatcaaaattaaaacggtcttttaagtttttatcaaatattatgACATCATTGTTGAAATccaattaaattttattgataAGTAGCCTTGTGGTTagaaattcatctttttaaaatgaataattgtgatgtccgggattcgaactcggacctctgcatatattatgaaatgtCTCTACCATGTAAGTTAAGCAGAAAATTGCTAAAGTACattttattgtatattataCAATGGTCATATGCACCAAACaacaatgaaaatattttttatatgtgaCCGTACATGTTCCCTTCTTACTAGCTAGAAGAATGCTCAAACCATTCGCTATTCTACTCCTCGACATTCCACTACTCAGAGCGATCTGAAGTGGCTTAAACCAAGTCTGGATAGGTTTAAATGTAATGTAGATGCTTCCTTTTCTCATGCTCTGAATCGAGTCAGCATTGTTATGTGTATTAACGATGATTAAAGTCGTTATGTGTTAGCTAAGATCGAATGAATGACTCCTCTCCTTGATGTGGATTTGGGTGAGCCTTTAGGTTTATTATCAGCAATATATTTGGGGTGTGATTTGCAGTTGGGTATTATGGATTTTGAGCTTGATTCCAAACATGTAGTTGATAATCTTTATGGTAGTAAAAGTGACATCTCTAATTATAGTGCATTGATCAATGACGGTAGACACCTCTTACCTTTAGATTTAGAAACCTCTGATGTTAGGTTTATTCATAGACAAGCCAACAAAGTCGCTCATAGTTTTGCTAGGAAAGTTTCGCGTCATGCTAGtttccatattcatattatgATTCCATATTGTATCTCtactattattatgaatgaaatgcaataagtttcttcttgtaaaaaaaaatgaaaacattttttatttaaataaaaaaaaatgaaaacatttttaaaacttgaaattaaattaaagaataaaataatattttgcccCTTTTCAAAGTGAAAAGATTGtgtttggcaaaaaaaaaaaaaaaaagaatgaaaactaGTGAGAAAGACCATAACTAGGTATATATTGGGCATCAAATAACCTCTTAGTGCAATTCATGCGAATACTCATTCGGACCATATATCCAAACGAATTGAAATAATGAAATTGTAATCAAATAACCTATTTCAATTTGAAATAATGAAATTGTAATCACAGTAAGTAACAACATACCATTCTCATTTGAAGTAGTTTGGATGGTTGCGTAGTACTTCCACCTTCTCAATAGTTAAGAATGGTGGTGAATCCTCCTAACACccaatcaaaatcatcatcttTAAGTATTTCAAAGTTGATAAGGTTATAATTTTGTTTACTTATTCCTAtaaatcattataaaaatactaagcatttacttataaatataaatattaaaaacaaaaaataatgaacatcCCAACAGTAGTATTTTGTAGCCTTAAATTGTAACGATGACAAGATCATTAAGCTTTTGATGCTCCAACCTATAACTTTTTTTGTAATGAATGTGTTCAAACACACTCTAATTTTGTTCACATCCAGATGcactcatatttttaaatatcggATCGGTCATCGACTCGATAAGATCACTGAGTCAATGGTTTATTGGTCGAACCACTGAATTACTAGTTAAACCGCATAACTCTACCGGATTAAACTGGATGACTCGATCATATAACTTAGTTTCTACAAATATTATATAGGTATTAAACCGTACTAAATCAGATATCTCggtctataaaaaaattctaaaaataactCATGACaatgataaaaatatcaaattaacaTACTTTCACactcatttttcaaatataaaatcatttaCAATAACATAACCagctaaaatatttatacaaaagagtattttttgtcaagtaatatAATAGTTAAAAATTCACCTCTCAATAATTGAGGAATTTATGATTCAAACTCCGACCGTGCATACTGCAACGTCCCTGACAATTGAGGCGACAGATGtatctttcttctctttttgaTTAATAAGTAGATAGATTTTATGCCCAATCAACAatgtaataattttataaaatattatctaTTTAAACCTCGGCCAATATAGAAATGGTTGAAGtgacaagttttttttatttcgacTTATATATATGACGTGTTCAGGAAATATGATTCTAATCGTGTTTCAACTTTAATTTATCCAGTATAagacaattttgaaaaaaatatagggCGCACGAGTAACGCATAGAGTGACAAAAGTAATAGCTTATTTATTAAAGTGGTAAATAtatgaatacttttttttagtagaaatagatgaatattttataaggtaatctaaaaaaaatagtttttcttcatatttatttttaccaaagttgtgtaaaattttcataaaggtcgatttttgtttggaaaaataataatatataaaatcaattagTCAAAGTCAAAGtttatcattaaatttttttagacatGTTGAAtggttgtgaatttttttttaggaaggttttaaagaggtgcaacacaatgACTTCTCAGATGTTCAggttaacaaataaaaatttaaataaatattctttgatatatatgtatgtagacGCACATACACGTGGACCGGATTATCTACAACCATGTGGCAAAGACACGTGTATGCCAATATTTGGGTGTATGCATTTACATAAATTGTAAATTGATCATGATAGTGAGGGTGTGAAATTCAAGTTTTTCTAAAGGAAAAaggttatatatgtttttttttttttttttaattttctattgaGTTTATTATGAATTTGAGACTCTTATTTTAACCCAATGAGATGATGCATGTTTGTAATTTCTTGTTTATGAGAAACAATTCAAGACGTCACAAAGAGTACGCTTGGTAGAGACATGTTGCAACTAGAGCAACAAAGACCTAAGAACTCCAACAAAGTTGTTAGACCTTTTTCACATGGTCCTTCATCATCATTTCGACCATGGCAACCCTCTTGGAAGAATGACATTGGTAAACAAGAGGCAAGCAGCAGTGGAGTTAAAGCAACTCCACAAGACAACAATAacttaaatatagaaaaatcaaatcttgGTTATATTGAGAAGAACCACATGAATGGTGGTAGAGCAACTACaggtgaaatatatattttttttctattataattttttcgaTGAATTTGAGTctcttaatttaattcattgagattcacatttttcatttgttgtttaTCAGAAAAAATACAGAACCTCACAATGAAAACGGTCGGTACGGACATGGTGCAGCTAGAAGAGCAACTGAGGCATACAAAATCAAACATAGTTGTTAGGCCCTTTTCACACAGTGCTTCGTCAACATTTCGACCATGGAAACCCTCTTGGAATAATGACTTTGCTAAACAAGAGGCAAGCAACAATGGAGTTAAATTACCTACACAAATCCACAATAGtaaattaaatatagaaaaatcaaatcttgGTCATATTGAGAAGAACCAATTCAGTCGTGGTGGTATAATTGCAGGTgagttattttttctattacaAATTATTGGGTGAATTTGGGTCTCTTAATTTAATTCATCGAGACATacacatttttaatttcttgtcgATCAGGAAAAACTCAAGATCTCGCAAAAAGAACGAGTGGTACACACATGGTGCAACTAGAAGAGAAACCAGTggataaaaattcaaacataGTTGATAGACCCTTCTTACATAGTGCTTTTTCAGCATTTCGACGATGGCAACCATCTTAGAAGAGTGCTGGCCTTTGTAAATCAAGAGGCATGCATCAGTGGAGTAAAAGAATTACCACAAGACAAggacatcatcaacaacaacaataacatgaATATAGAGAAATCAAATCTTGGTCATGTTAAGAAGAACAGCATCAATGGTGGTAGTGCAACTACAAGTGATAGTGTTGTGACCAAGCAACACAAAAAATGGATCCTAAGATGCTCAAACTGTATACTTATGTTACTTATAGTTGtgagcaacataacagtatgtTGGCAAGTTAAAAAGCATAGAGAATCACAATTTTTAATCCATAGGGCTAAGTGAGGTGGAAATAAAATTTggcttttgttttgattttttttcttttagtaaAACCTGAAAAAACTagtataataaatttaataaacttttaattcaaagattaaaataaatttaattatctagTCGTTCGGGTTTCAAGTTATTAGCTTTATCAACTATGTACCTGATACCTGAACGAATAGAGTTGATTTtgagtgattttattttaatctaatatTTATCGGTAAgaaaaatgtaaacaaaaataCCTCGGTTATTTATTTCGTATACATAATTAGTAGaacaatatatttgagttttaCATCTTTTGTCTTCTCTTGTTTTTAGAATCCTAGCAAATTGAGTTTctgtacaaaaataaaaaacaagaaaactcGACTAAATATACCATATTTggaacatataaaaaaatctttccAGGTTCACATCGTTACCGATCATATCTAAAAACTCTTCATTTCTAGATTGTTATTCttattaatatatgttattatgaaatatgaatggaTGTGACCTAGATTCTCTCCAAATGCGAGACTCGATGGTTTTGGGATTGAAATCAGACAACTCAAATTCTACTTTTAccgattcaaatttcaaatacaactcaaaattTTAGTTGTTTGTTCTTCATCAATTTCTCTACATGTCAAGTGGCCGATTACGATAAGAATTAATTTAGATTTCTTGTAGTAGATAAATACACGATGAAATGATTTTAACTATTCTATCTTGACCGGTCTACTCATGTATCATCTTGAAATTTGgagtttaaatgaaaaaatggaATCTGAACCATTCGATCTTGATCTTAATGTGAAAGTGACATGACtcaaaaaattgtgtaatccCATACTACAAGGGATCGAAATCCCCACCAaatttatccaaacaaaaaattgtgacCTTTTAGAAGATTTTGAGATTTTTGTATATGCAAGATAAGTTATCTTTCCTCTGTCTACAAATTGAAGTCTATAAAAATCTGCAGTGGTTGTTGCAGATTGAGCACCACCTATTAGAACTCGAAATAGTTGTAAGAGAAAAAGAACGAATTAATACTTCAAGAAGGTGACATGAGTCATTTTTCATTCTTTATATCTAgaatttattattatgaatATGTTTGTTTTCAGCGGAGACTCAAAATATGATAGCTGAGGTAAATAGGCTGAGGGAACTTAGGAAGAAACAAAATGGTTGAAGAACAAACCATcggtccctataaaatattcTTTAGGCTTTTGATCCCTCTAAACTAGTTTCCGAAAACCCCAATCAAGGTTAGATAGTTTGGACCAAATTATGTTGAAATGTTTAGAAGTATATcctaattttatacaaaatgaTGTGAATCATTATCCTAATTTTATACTAAATGATGTGAATCATTATCCTAATTTTATACCAAATTAGTTTGGACCAAAAATGGTTGAGATAAATATTTCTCTTGATCTAGCATTATCCTAATTTTATACTAAACGATGTGAATCATAACATGTCtaaattgtttgttaaaaaaaaatcatgattagggtttgtatattaaaaaaaaagctcGTGCTTGATAAATTATGCAGAAAATGTTAAAGATGCATAAGATAACACGCAAGAAGGttaataaacaatattttatatcaCTAAACATGATCCTCCAGAGACGTTTAACCAGTAAATCATGTAGAAAAAAGCAGTTTATTAATCCAGGAAAAAGTGGTACAGTTCTTCAAAACCTTGGTGAAGCTACTTTTACCATGAAACACTTCCTTAAAAGATCCAATATCTCACCGCCTTGGTAGTTTACACCCACCATGCTGTACACATTTatcaatccatttttttttttttatggaaaacatttttttagtatcATTTGTAATTTCTTTTCCTCATCAAACTGGTTTTATTATTAACATAAGAGTTATCCTTGATTTCATAGTGACTAgtgaaaaattatttcttaaGCTAATAGACAATGTCTACACTTGCTAAATTACACCTACATATGCCTCAGGTTTGGTTGACCATACTGGAGTAGATAAAGAACAGGACTGCACATATGCCTCAGGTTTGGATTATTTTACCTTGACATGTGGAAAATTATAAGTCCTCCCCCCCTCTTTTCCTATTTGTTTCCAAAACTTTCTTATAATAGATTGTAGGGTATAGTGACCCAAGCATACAGCATTTTAAACCATATATTTACGTCCACCTTTTATGTCCAATGTATGATGATGCAACCAGAAACATAAGTCACGTAAATACCATATTTTAGTCGTCAACATCCTTTCCTTTTTAAGTAGAAAAAAATCCTTTCCATTTTTTCTCGGAAATGAACCTTTCCTtttcttataaattaattagactccttcaaaataatttattttagggaTCCTCcactataattaataaaatacttatattaACCGTTCCATGAACATAGTTCAATAAATAGGGACATCGTAGCTCAATTGATAAGgatatcatattatatatacttcatctatttcaaaatacatgtcgcagTCAACCACTGCACATATGCTAATACACAACTTTGaccattaatatatttaattatatacaataaaaaaattaatattttaaaaatattcattgagacAAATTGAACATCTTACAAGATAACATGTgtgtttatatattagttaaaaaaaatggtcaagGTAagatatatgaataaaaaataagcaTATTAACTAATTCTTtcattttgaagaaataaatgtCACCATGATCATTGGTCGGAAgttattcatttttgtttgggGTCATGGGTTTATCCTTGTTAATACAAGGGGAACATAATTAAACGAttaatccataaaaaaattaaaaattaaacgattaattattttattcctCTAAATTATTTGAATGCTTTCCCTTTCTAGTGAAAATTTCTTCTCTCCCTAGTAAAAATTATTCGATTAATCATGTTAAAGTGTGGTTAGTTAGAAGAACAAGCACTTACCAGCGCAGCAAGTAACTGCCAGAACTATAACTAGAGTGTTCTGATGAACTTAACTTATTAATTGTCagagacaatacataatatatggaAAGGTCTGAGGTTGAAACCCGGCCACCAACGAAATAAGGTCAATAACTAACGATGAACAAAAACCTAAGTAAtgagtaaataaaaaaacaagacaCAAACATGTTGTATTGTTGCGTCTGTGTGACTGTGTATACTTCATTTATCATGCAAGTTAGCCAAACACTAAAATGTTTATGGTATCACACACAAACAAATTTGGGGAAATTCATAAATCACAGTAGCACAACATATTGGGATGACATCACAAATTGTTGCATCAATACATCCGATTCTTCTTAATGAAACAAATCAACTTTAGTCAGGCCGGCCCATAGCCCGTCGAagctcaaatttttttatttttttttatatgtaagccacgaaaataatggttatatatctattaaaagcaaCTTAGTTCAATTTGTACAGCTTGCTTTAGTGGCGTAGCCACTTTTTGATGAATGTAAGGTCATGTGTTCAAGACCCAcaaaagtgtgatttttaatattttttttttaaataacttatttatttttttggggcccagatttttattttttttgtatcccttataaaattaaaaccgggcctatgaatttgttaagacggcCCTGACTTTAGTAATACTAGCAAGCAGcaacaataaaaaacaacaatcatcAAGGATTCaagggaaaacaacaataaaatacttttcaattcaaaaatcaacaaGAAATAACAATCTAGATTCCAGAAACCACCTTTCAATTTGGATTGTgcggagggagggagggaggtggatagagagagaggggggggggggggggggggggggcgaGGGAGAGATGTGAGATTCACTTCTCAAATATTAGATATCAACCACAAATTCACTCAAGCCTCCGTTATATCTTTTGAATATATTCAATAGTGTATTTGGAAgttgagagggagagagagatatGTGAGATTCACTTCTCAAATATTAGATATCAACCACAAATTCACTCCAGCCTCCGTTATATCTTTGGAATATATTCAATAGTGTATTTGTAAGTTCAGATTCACTTGTCACTAATCAAATTGAACTTAAGAGAAACAAGAGTTCATATTCATCTCAGCCACCAAATTGAAAATATTGTAGTTAGTGGGGACTGGACTAGCCCAATTAGGGTGAACGAGTATAACTTCTTATGTCATTTTTCTATCCGTTAACTCTTTTATCTAATAGATTGGAAGCAAGCACATTCATTCAATCTCTTCTTATATCAAATTCTTTTTGAAGAGCAGCCAAAACTTTCATAGGGTTACAATTCAACCCCCATCTTTGTgaccattattttttacttcagAAGCATGGGGTTGAAACAACCGCTGCTTTGGTTTATGTGTTTGGGTTATATAGACACTCGATAATAGAAGTAGATTGAAAGCTAGTCGTGGATGGCATGGCAGGTACATAAAGACATAGGTCGGAATTGAATTTAAAGCTTTAATACATGCTTATAAACCTATTATATAATCTTTCCCAAACTATATATAGGATACGTTTTATTATGAGACAAACCAAAAATGTAGCTCATTTACTAGTTTGAGCGGCATTGTCATATGTTAGTCGTTAAGTGTTTGATTATATTTCATCCTATATTATGATTACTTTGATAAATAAATTGAGTTAATTTTGTGACCagaaaaaagtattttattcctcttatatcaacaaaaaagtattttattccTCTTGCATGCAACAACCGTTTCCTGatatagaaataaaaacaagttgttgtgtgaaaagaaaaaaagaaatggaTGTAACATAATTAACCGATGCAGTATTTTATTCCTCTCGAATGTAACAACCCTCTTTTGTTcttaatagaaataaaaaaataaaaaaaagatgctTCTTTGTGAATTCGTTTACTTTGGTTTATAAGCTAGCAACTAGTATAAATAGAGCCTCATTTTCTGAATGTGTACTCACCAAACCTTAAACCTTCATCCATTATATTTTCTAAGCTATGGATTACAGTGCCTTTGCCTTTTTCCGGTCATATTTTCATCCCCTTTGGATTTCATTCCTTATTGCAACTTGTggcttttttattattaaaaccCTAAGATATCACTTGATGAGTGTGAAGTCCAAAATAGCAAAATTACCCCCAGGTCCCAAACCATGGCCTATAGTTGGTAATCTTCCTGAAATGATTGCAAATAATCCTGCACCTATGTGGATATTCAAAGTGATGGAAGATTTGAACACCGAAATAGCATGTATCCGTCTAGGAAATGTCCATATTATTCCGGTAACATGTCCTACCATTGCTCGTGAAATCTTGAGAAAACATGATGCTGATTTTGCATCAAGACCAACAACCATGGCCAGTGGTATAATCTCCAGTGGCTACTTGACCTCTGCTATTGCACCCTTTGGCGAACAatggaaaaagatgaagaaaatcatTGTTAACGATTTGTTGTCTCCACAAAGATATCGATGGCTTCAAGACAAAAGGAACGAAGAAGCCGATAATCTTATCTTTTATGTATACAACAAATGCAACAATGGTGATCTTGTGAGTGTTAGACTTGCTTCACAACATTATTGCGGTAATGTGTATAGGAAAATGTATTTTAATACAAGGTACTTTGGAAAGGGTATGAAGGATGGAGGGCCTGGTCTTGAGGAAATTGAGCATGTTGATGCTGCTTTTACATTGCTCAAGTATATTTATGCTTTCTCTGCATCTGATTATATGCCATGCTTGAGGCTGCTTGACTTAGATGGTCACAAGGGCAAAATAAAAAACGCAATGAAAATAATGAACAAGTATCACGATTCTATCATTGAAGAGAGAATCAAGCAGTGGAATGATGGATCAAAGACGGTTGAAGAAGACTTGCTAGATGTTCTGATCTCACTTAAAGATGTTAATAATAATCCGGTATTGACAAAGAAGGAAATCAAGGCACAACTTATTGTAAGACATTacttattctttattttttatttttttatttttctcctaCCTTTACATGAACTTATTCATTCTATTAAATGTAAAATTTCTAGGGAAAAAACAAGGGTGTGTGGATTTCTaaaagggaacttctacggtacactcagaAATTttagtgtaccggtactcttgtttcacaaaatttataaattaacgatcatttttatgaaataaaaagttatttgtcaatatttatattttgaaaacgtcatatcataagaaaaaaacatcattttattgtttataaggatcatattaaaaaatttaaattttgtcattaaaaataatcaatattcattgttatgagtagtaaaaattaaattttatttcgtcgaagcttttggtaaataaaatttaattattatagtttcaatgatagaaaataattatttttcttcaaaaaaacaactaatttattattaatttaatgaattggtgtaccgatacacccaaatttattggatgtaccataaaatttgcctTTCTTAAAAATAGTCTAAAAGTGGacatttaacatttttaataaaaaatatatttattattaaaaaattgagaaaaaaatattattttattaaaatttacagAAAACAGAAGGGTCCACTGTTGAACTGGGTCTATATTAGGCAACCCAGAAAATAGAGACAGAAAGAagtgttaaatatattttagtaccTAAAAACTTGCCAAATTTCGTTTTTCATCCCCATAAAAAAGTTGCACGTTTTCCTCTATACAAAATTTCCTGCATTAATTTTTTGTCTAGGTTGTGAAGTTAATGTGTATCTATACCATATATAAATAAAGGAGACTCTTTTGGGCTGACTTTTCCTTATTCAAGTATATCTTTAAGCAAATTTGACATTAAGAATTGtattttgttggtgtcattaaaaaagataagaatttatatcatagttgatatatttttttgaaaaatattatatttgtaatattgttggtatcattgaaaaaatataagtatagtTAGCTACAATAATGAAGGGCAAAATATCTACTATcaatacctataattttaattaaatttttataaaaacttttgtttataatttatacgCAATAGCATAATAAGATAAGTCAACCAACGGGTActcatttcataaaaactattgTTCGTAATTTATAAGCATTAGCGTAATAAGATGAGCCGACCGACGGACACGAAGGGCCCGTCTAAATGCTAGTTTTGGAATAATGTTTTTAAGCGGATgattagaatattataaaaagtttctcaaaaaaaaaaaaggatctaaaaatttgatttataaatcTTGATTTTCATTAGTTTTACGTTGAACGTTTGAACTCATCATAAAACTTATGTAGGAATTGATGATAGCAACGATAGACAATCCATCAAACCTAGTTGAATGGATATTGGCCGAAATGTTAAATCAACCAGAATTATTTCAACAAGCCACAAATGAATTGGACAAAATAGTGGGCAAAGATAGATTGGTCCAAGAATCAGATATTCCTAATCTCAACTTCTTGAAGGCTTGTGCAAGAGAAGCTCTCCGCCTCTACCCCATGGCTCCTTTCAATATTCCTCATGTCTCTCTTAATGACACAGTGGTTGGAAACTA
It encodes:
- the LOC25490967 gene encoding isoleucine N-monooxygenase 1, whose protein sequence is MDYSAFAFFRSYFHPLWISFLIATCGFFIIKTLRYHLMSVKSKIAKLPPGPKPWPIVGNLPEMIANNPAPMWIFKVMEDLNTEIACIRLGNVHIIPVTCPTIAREILRKHDADFASRPTTMASGIISSGYLTSAIAPFGEQWKKMKKIIVNDLLSPQRYRWLQDKRNEEADNLIFYVYNKCNNGDLVSVRLASQHYCGNVYRKMYFNTRYFGKGMKDGGPGLEEIEHVDAAFTLLKYIYAFSASDYMPCLRLLDLDGHKGKIKNAMKIMNKYHDSIIEERIKQWNDGSKTVEEDLLDVLISLKDVNNNPVLTKKEIKAQLIELMIATIDNPSNLVEWILAEMLNQPELFQQATNELDKIVGKDRLVQESDIPNLNFLKACAREALRLYPMAPFNIPHVSLNDTVVGNYFIPKGSHVLIKRSGRNPLLWDEPHKFKPERHFKNGESNIVLTEPGLKFISFSTGMRSCPGVKLGTTMTVLLLARLLHGFTWSIPPTTSSISLEKSKDDMFLAEPLVVVAKPRLPTELYNFSTK